A stretch of the Lactuca sativa cultivar Salinas chromosome 9, Lsat_Salinas_v11, whole genome shotgun sequence genome encodes the following:
- the LOC111920526 gene encoding stress-related protein, with translation MAESEANQPTEPLVPRDGGEEHLKYLDFVQSAVIYFVVCFSTVYEYAKENAGPLKPGVHTVESTVKTVIGPVCERFHDVPYELLKFIDLKVDEALKELNRHVPSSMKQAPSQAKYVANNFPEVARDLALEAFKTARKTANTLYIKYEPTAKELYKSYEPVAEQYAVSAWRSMHKLPVFPQVAQVAVPTAAFVAEKYNYVVCFTAEKGYLVAQYLPLIPIEKIAKVFQEGHHEPTVGQAIHVDT, from the exons ATGGCGGAATCTGAAGCCAATCAACCGACTGAGCCTCTG GTACCGAGGGATGGGGGAGAAGAGCATCTGAAGTATCTCGATTTTGTGCAAAGCGCGGTGATCTATTTCGTTGTTTGCTTTTCGACTGTTTACGAATACGCCAAAGAGAACGCCGGTCCGTTGAAGCCCGGTGTTCATACTGTCGAAAGCACCGTTAAAACTGTCATCGGACCGGTCTGCGAGAGGTTTCACGACGTTCCTTATGAGCTCCTTAAGTTCATTGATCTAAAG GTAGACGAGGCGTTGAAGGAACTGAATCGGCACGTGCCCTCGTCGATGAAACAGGCGCCGAGCCAAGCCAAGTACGTGGCTAATAATTTCCCAGAGGTGGCTAGAGATTTGGCTTTAGAGGCATTCAAAACGGCGAGAAAAACGGCTAACACACTGTACATAAAATACGAGCCGACAGCTAAGGAGCTCTACAAAAGCTACGAACCAGTAGCCGAGCAGTACGCTGTGTCAGCCTGGAGGTCAATGCATAAACTCCCAGTATTCCCTCAGGTGGCTCAAGTAGCCGTTCCCACAGCGGCTTTTGTGGCGGAGAAGTACAATTATGTGGTGTGTTTCACGGCGGAGAAAGGTTATCTGGTGGCCCAATATCTACCGTTGATTCCAATTGAGAAAATTGCAAAGGTGTTCCAAGAGGGCCACCATGAGCCAACAGTTGGACAAGCTATTCATGTTGATACATGA